A portion of the Deltaproteobacteria bacterium genome contains these proteins:
- a CDS encoding SDR family oxidoreductase: protein MKLKDKVAVITGGASGMGQATALRFLDEGARVVVADYNEQNGQHTVTLATERGHAKAIRFIRTDVAKEADVQAMIDCAVTNFGRLDIVFNNAGVGGVIGPVWDIEEDEWDYTFAVLVKGVFFGIKHAARVMRKQGHGGVIINTASTAGLSGGSGPLVYSAAKASVVNLTKAAAIQLAPDRIRVNAICPGGILTGLTDRGNPEVAAKAMDTFQPWPEHGEGKHIAGAALFLASEDAGFVTGEALVVDGGLTAIGPDMWRRMGIAQEATAHRSRVNRGSTGEAATARALKQG from the coding sequence ATGAAATTGAAAGATAAAGTGGCGGTGATTACCGGCGGTGCCAGCGGCATGGGGCAAGCAACAGCACTACGATTTCTCGATGAAGGCGCGCGCGTCGTCGTCGCAGATTACAACGAACAGAACGGCCAGCATACCGTCACGCTGGCAACCGAGCGCGGGCATGCGAAGGCGATCCGCTTCATTCGCACCGATGTCGCAAAAGAGGCGGATGTCCAGGCGATGATCGATTGCGCGGTGACGAACTTCGGACGCCTCGATATCGTGTTCAACAATGCCGGGGTCGGCGGAGTGATCGGTCCGGTGTGGGACATCGAAGAAGACGAGTGGGATTACACCTTCGCTGTACTCGTCAAAGGCGTGTTCTTCGGCATCAAGCATGCCGCCCGCGTCATGCGCAAACAAGGGCACGGCGGGGTCATTATCAATACCGCTTCGACGGCGGGACTCAGCGGCGGCTCGGGACCGCTGGTCTACTCGGCTGCGAAGGCATCGGTCGTCAATCTCACGAAAGCGGCTGCCATACAGTTGGCACCGGATCGGATTCGCGTCAACGCGATCTGCCCGGGAGGCATTCTGACCGGACTAACGGATCGTGGCAATCCGGAAGTCGCAGCCAAGGCCATGGACACGTTTCAACCCTGGCCGGAACATGGCGAAGGCAAGCATATCGCTGGAGCCGCACTCTTCCTGGCCAGTGAAGACGCCGGGTTCGTCACCGGCGAGGCGCTGGTTGTCGATGGCGGACTCACCGCAATCGGACCGGACATGTGGCGGCGCATGGGGATTGCCCAAGAAGCGACCGCGCACCGCAGCCGCGTCAATCGCGGCAGCACCGGCGAGGCAGCCACCGCGCGTGCACTGAAGCAAGGATGA
- a CDS encoding DUF1800 domain-containing protein, whose amino-acid sequence MAVSTAPAADKKAALRAGPDAWVGDLTPITKAEWSRDRAAHLLERAGFGGTPEEIDRLAAMTPEAAVRWLVDYQKVDNSQLRPFDESGIYDPPLEPFPKSRPEVTRWAKEKGEAMGVKVKPGGDRPLQPVVNKFFYWLRADYLEIRRAAQWWAQRMLTTRRPLEEKLALFWHGHFATSDDKVRDYRKMLKQLALFHAHGNGNFRALLISVAKDPAMLVFLDAGDNVKGRPNENFGREILELFTMGVGNYTETDIREAARAFTGWTNDSLNFVVKADLHDDGEKTFLGRRGNFDGVQLIDIILEQDVTARFIAAKLYRFFVREDPSPELVAKLGALFKARRYEIAPLLTTIFLSRDFYSPPAYGIQIKSPVQLAVSTYKKLGLTEVPGVPDLDVATRELGQELFHPPNVAGWKGGRSWITPAILLQRGDFARDLLFPDFVNFQPPDRLMPETNREVALKIAQGYDITAATLEVDKNASSSENSMSMFNIMADADEGFNTRYGSTVGWMEAFRRVKPIPRQVAQVNFTNMIAKANLHTTAEVVDYLTARFLRVSLAADDRQALIDFLTKELGSDRLEPAASYLEEPLRLVVHLIMSTPEYQLG is encoded by the coding sequence ATGGCCGTGTCTACGGCTCCTGCCGCCGACAAGAAAGCCGCACTGCGGGCCGGGCCAGATGCCTGGGTCGGAGATCTTACGCCCATTACTAAAGCGGAGTGGAGTCGAGACCGCGCCGCCCATCTCCTGGAACGCGCCGGGTTCGGTGGCACTCCGGAGGAGATCGACCGCCTCGCCGCCATGACGCCCGAAGCCGCCGTCCGCTGGCTGGTGGACTATCAAAAGGTTGACAACAGTCAGCTCCGCCCGTTTGACGAATCCGGTATCTATGATCCTCCCCTCGAACCCTTCCCCAAGAGTCGCCCCGAAGTCACTCGCTGGGCGAAAGAAAAGGGAGAAGCGATGGGGGTCAAGGTGAAACCGGGAGGAGATCGCCCGCTCCAACCTGTAGTCAATAAGTTCTTCTATTGGCTACGCGCGGACTACTTGGAGATCCGCCGCGCCGCGCAATGGTGGGCGCAGCGCATGCTCACGACGCGCCGACCGCTGGAAGAAAAACTCGCCCTCTTCTGGCATGGTCACTTCGCCACCTCTGACGATAAGGTCCGCGATTACCGCAAGATGCTCAAGCAACTGGCGCTGTTCCACGCACACGGCAACGGCAATTTCCGCGCCCTGTTGATCAGCGTCGCCAAAGATCCGGCTATGCTCGTGTTCCTCGATGCCGGAGATAACGTGAAAGGCCGACCGAACGAAAACTTCGGCAGGGAGATTCTCGAACTGTTCACCATGGGCGTCGGTAACTATACCGAGACCGATATTCGCGAGGCGGCCCGCGCTTTTACCGGCTGGACCAACGATAGTCTGAACTTCGTGGTCAAAGCGGATTTGCACGATGACGGCGAGAAGACGTTTCTCGGGCGGCGCGGCAATTTCGATGGCGTTCAACTCATAGACATTATTCTTGAGCAGGACGTCACTGCGCGCTTTATTGCCGCTAAACTCTATCGCTTCTTTGTGCGCGAAGATCCTTCTCCAGAATTGGTCGCCAAGCTCGGCGCTCTCTTCAAGGCACGGCGCTACGAGATCGCACCACTCCTCACCACGATCTTTCTCTCGCGCGACTTTTACAGCCCACCAGCATACGGCATCCAGATCAAAAGCCCGGTGCAGCTCGCCGTTTCGACCTACAAGAAGCTCGGACTCACAGAAGTTCCCGGCGTGCCGGACCTCGATGTGGCGACACGCGAGCTTGGCCAAGAGTTGTTCCATCCGCCCAACGTGGCCGGCTGGAAAGGCGGACGCAGTTGGATCACCCCGGCGATCTTGCTTCAGCGGGGCGACTTTGCCCGTGACCTGCTCTTCCCGGATTTCGTGAATTTTCAGCCGCCGGATCGGCTGATGCCGGAAACCAATCGTGAAGTCGCGCTCAAGATCGCTCAAGGCTACGACATCACCGCAGCAACGCTAGAAGTCGATAAAAACGCCTCGTCCTCTGAGAACTCGATGTCGATGTTCAACATAATGGCCGACGCCGACGAGGGCTTTAACACGCGCTACGGCAGCACAGTCGGCTGGATGGAAGCTTTCCGCCGTGTCAAACCCATTCCGCGCCAAGTCGCGCAGGTCAACTTCACGAATATGATCGCCAAAGCCAACCTGCACACCACCGCCGAGGTCGTCGATTACCTGACAGCGCGTTTTCTCCGCGTGTCGCTCGCTGCCGACGATCGGCAAGCACTCATCGATTTTCTGACCAAAGAACTTGGCTCTGATCGCCTTGAACCCGCAGCATCGTATTTAGAAGAACCGCTGCGACTGGTGGTGCATCTCATCATGAGCACGCCGGAGTATCAGCTCGGATAA
- a CDS encoding DUF1501 domain-containing protein encodes MPIQSLFNRRFTRRDAVRLGLYGLGITTGLPLFFRHATSALAATEANDGAANERILVVIELSGGNDGVNTIVPFGDDAYYRHRPTIGIPATKVRKIDDHFGFHPSMAGFERLYKDGKLAVVHGCGYEKPSLSHFESMGFWHTGAPNAGEHLGWVGRVADAMDPAGQRNYVVNIGTSQSLAVRSDKHSPLGFYDPERFFRGGMHQQQPLFQRFGRARETNNASLNFLTAVAANATDSAAFVRQAWADYKTPVDYGATAAGLGLDLRKVAALIKANMPTRLYYVSYAGNVFDTHVYQSDVHARLLIYTADALRAFMEDVKRLGRGADVAIMVFTEFGRRVPENTSKGTDHGTATPMFVIGEHVKAGLYGTPPSLTNLDDGNLIYTTDFRRVYASMIQEWLGYNDTPTLLKGEFQPLGLFA; translated from the coding sequence ATGCCAATACAATCTCTCTTTAATCGTAGATTCACTCGCCGCGATGCCGTGCGCCTTGGCCTCTATGGACTCGGCATCACCACCGGACTCCCACTTTTCTTCCGGCACGCGACCTCGGCGCTCGCTGCAACCGAAGCGAACGACGGCGCCGCCAACGAACGCATTCTCGTCGTGATAGAACTGTCCGGCGGCAATGACGGGGTCAATACCATCGTGCCGTTCGGCGACGATGCCTACTACCGGCACCGTCCCACGATCGGCATTCCCGCCACCAAGGTACGGAAGATCGATGACCATTTCGGGTTTCACCCGTCAATGGCGGGTTTCGAGCGACTCTATAAAGATGGCAAACTGGCGGTCGTCCACGGCTGCGGTTATGAAAAGCCCTCGCTCTCCCACTTCGAGTCGATGGGGTTTTGGCATACCGGCGCACCCAACGCTGGAGAGCATCTGGGATGGGTAGGTCGGGTCGCCGATGCCATGGACCCGGCTGGGCAGCGGAATTACGTCGTCAACATCGGCACGTCGCAGTCGCTCGCGGTGCGCAGCGATAAACATTCGCCTTTAGGGTTTTACGATCCCGAGCGGTTCTTCCGTGGCGGCATGCACCAACAGCAACCGCTGTTTCAACGCTTTGGCCGTGCCCGTGAGACCAATAACGCCTCGCTGAATTTTCTCACTGCGGTTGCTGCCAATGCCACCGATAGCGCAGCGTTCGTTCGCCAGGCCTGGGCGGATTACAAGACGCCGGTCGATTACGGTGCCACGGCAGCCGGTCTCGGTCTCGATTTACGCAAAGTAGCGGCGCTCATCAAAGCCAACATGCCGACTCGACTGTATTACGTCAGCTATGCCGGCAACGTCTTCGATACCCACGTCTATCAGTCGGACGTGCACGCGCGCTTGCTCATCTACACGGCGGACGCGCTTCGAGCATTCATGGAAGATGTGAAACGGCTTGGTCGTGGCGCGGACGTGGCGATCATGGTGTTCACCGAATTCGGTCGCCGCGTGCCGGAGAACACCAGCAAAGGCACCGACCACGGCACCGCCACGCCGATGTTCGTTATCGGCGAACACGTGAAAGCTGGACTCTACGGCACGCCACCGAGTCTGACTAACCTGGATGATGGCAATCTGATTTACACCACCGATTTTCGCCGCGTCTATGCGTCTATGATTCAAGAATGGCTGGGCTACAACGACACCCCGACGTTGCTCAAAGGTGAGTTTCAGCCTTTGGGCTTATTCGCATAA
- a CDS encoding MBL fold metallo-hydrolase yields MQTTVDEVAHRIYRLSTYIAEANFSFNQYLIDAEQPLLFHCGSRGLFPLVSAAVAQVMPLTRLRWISFGHWEADESGAMNDWLAAAPEAQVAVGAIGCMLSVNDLAIRPPRALEDGEALDLGGKRVRYLATPHVPHCWDAGVLVEETTRTLFCGDLFAQIGNSPALSDADIVAPALAAEDVFGATAFTPNTAPTIRRLATYYPSQLALMHGPTFNGDCQYALYALADAYEQRSKLDR; encoded by the coding sequence ATGCAGACCACAGTTGACGAAGTCGCTCACCGCATTTACCGCCTCTCGACGTATATCGCCGAGGCCAATTTCTCTTTTAACCAGTACCTCATCGACGCCGAGCAACCATTGCTGTTTCACTGCGGCTCACGCGGTCTGTTCCCGTTGGTGTCCGCCGCCGTGGCACAAGTGATGCCGCTGACACGTCTACGATGGATCTCTTTCGGACACTGGGAGGCCGACGAGTCTGGCGCTATGAACGACTGGCTCGCAGCCGCTCCGGAAGCCCAAGTTGCGGTTGGTGCCATTGGCTGCATGCTCTCGGTCAACGATCTGGCGATACGCCCACCACGTGCCCTCGAAGACGGCGAAGCGCTTGATCTTGGCGGCAAGCGGGTGCGGTATCTTGCCACGCCTCACGTACCTCACTGTTGGGATGCCGGGGTACTCGTCGAGGAAACGACACGGACCCTGTTCTGCGGTGATCTCTTTGCCCAAATCGGCAACAGTCCCGCACTGTCGGATGCCGATATCGTTGCTCCAGCGCTAGCGGCGGAAGATGTCTTCGGTGCCACTGCATTCACGCCCAATACCGCCCCGACCATCCGGCGGCTGGCCACATACTACCCCTCGCAGCTTGCCTTGATGCACGGGCCGACATTCAACGGCGATTGCCAGTATGCGCTCTACGCACTTGCCGATGCCTACGAGCAACGCAGCAAACTAGACCGGTGA
- a CDS encoding alpha/beta fold hydrolase, giving the protein MAILKRGNVNIYYEVHGSGPAVLLTNGYSATTTMWKPNLEALSQRYRLILWDMRGHGQSDSPNDPYAYTEDLTVGDMDHLLDACDAKQAIIGGLSLGGYMSLAYHLLHPERTKALMLFDTGPGYKKDAARAGWNKRAQATAREYDTKGLDALGRSAEVLASNHQSAQGLAHAARGMLAQRDARVINSLESVKVPTLVLAGAKDEPFLAATDYMAGKIPGATKVLIPDAGHAANIDQPEAFNQAVLEFLIRV; this is encoded by the coding sequence ATGGCGATCCTCAAAAGAGGCAACGTAAATATCTACTACGAAGTACATGGTTCCGGTCCGGCAGTGCTGCTGACGAATGGCTACAGCGCCACCACCACCATGTGGAAGCCGAATCTGGAAGCCCTATCACAGCGCTATCGACTCATTCTGTGGGACATGCGCGGGCACGGGCAATCCGACAGCCCCAATGATCCGTACGCTTACACCGAAGACCTGACGGTTGGCGACATGGATCACTTGCTCGATGCCTGCGATGCAAAGCAAGCGATCATCGGCGGATTGTCGCTCGGTGGTTATATGTCGCTCGCCTATCATCTGCTACATCCCGAGCGCACCAAAGCCTTGATGCTGTTCGACACCGGCCCCGGCTACAAGAAAGACGCGGCACGCGCAGGCTGGAACAAACGCGCCCAAGCCACGGCCCGTGAGTACGACACCAAGGGACTCGATGCCCTCGGTCGCAGTGCCGAAGTCTTGGCCAGTAACCACCAATCCGCCCAAGGCTTAGCGCACGCCGCACGCGGCATGCTGGCGCAGCGCGATGCCCGCGTGATCAACTCTCTGGAATCGGTCAAAGTCCCCACCCTGGTGCTGGCTGGCGCGAAAGACGAGCCGTTCCTTGCCGCCACAGACTACATGGCCGGCAAGATCCCTGGTGCCACCAAGGTCCTCATTCCTGACGCTGGACACGCGGCGAACATCGACCAGCCCGAGGCGTTCAACCAAGCCGTGTTGGAGTTTCTGATCCGCGTCTAG
- a CDS encoding LLM class flavin-dependent oxidoreductase: MNIPSLVLYNSLAPGAIEQTVTYARLAEERGFRSVLVSESGSDALALAQHIASVTSRIQGRSLRVRRNGRSGLRHGHSPRMPEQDRHLRESWSVVCNALPHGD; this comes from the coding sequence ATGAACATCCCAAGCCTCGTGCTCTACAACAGCCTCGCCCCTGGTGCCATCGAACAGACCGTCACCTATGCGCGGCTGGCGGAGGAGCGGGGCTTCCGTAGTGTGTTGGTGTCGGAGTCGGGGTCTGACGCGCTGGCGCTGGCGCAACATATCGCCAGCGTTACTTCGCGCATTCAGGGCCGCAGCCTCCGTGTCCGAAGAAATGGCCGATCAGGTCTCCGTCATGGGCACAGCCCAAGAATGCCGGAACAAGATCGACACCTTCGAGAAAGCTGGAGCGTCGTATGTAATGCTCTTCCCCATGGCGATTGA
- a CDS encoding DUF433 domain-containing protein — MELTLQAETPPLHLDASGAFRVGRSRVLLELVIRAFQNGAAPEVIAHHYPTACLADIYAVIAYYLRHQEEIEAYLQERERQALEVQARLEGQQPNLAELRSRLLKRKPST, encoded by the coding sequence ATGGAACTCACCCTACAAGCCGAGACTCCGCCCCTGCATCTCGATGCATCAGGTGCTTTCCGCGTCGGGCGCTCGCGAGTGTTGCTGGAGCTGGTGATCCGCGCTTTTCAAAATGGAGCAGCGCCAGAAGTGATTGCTCACCATTATCCCACAGCCTGTCTGGCCGACATTTATGCCGTCATCGCCTATTACTTACGTCACCAGGAAGAGATTGAAGCGTATCTTCAAGAACGTGAACGACAGGCACTAGAAGTACAGGCACGTCTTGAAGGGCAGCAACCAAACTTGGCGGAGTTGCGCAGTCGCTTATTGAAGCGCAAGCCGAGTACGTGA
- a CDS encoding MAPEG family protein, which produces MEGLLANPAFRTYALCSAILGVKMLVSAVYTGTRRQKVGGFINAEDAKTFGGVGVEAAAMEVPEVAHALRIQRNDLENIPLFFAIGLIYVLTGASATGATILCGIFTAARVVHTIMYTYQLQPARAICFGIGALCTLAMIFRIVMNVL; this is translated from the coding sequence ATGGAAGGATTACTCGCTAACCCAGCGTTTCGCACCTATGCGTTATGCTCGGCAATCCTGGGAGTCAAGATGCTCGTGTCTGCGGTCTACACCGGGACGCGACGGCAAAAAGTCGGCGGGTTCATCAATGCGGAAGACGCTAAGACCTTCGGAGGAGTGGGAGTGGAAGCCGCCGCAATGGAAGTGCCAGAAGTAGCGCACGCGCTGCGCATTCAGCGCAATGATCTAGAAAACATTCCGCTGTTCTTTGCCATCGGCTTGATCTACGTCTTGACCGGAGCGTCGGCCACGGGAGCAACCATCCTCTGCGGCATTTTCACTGCCGCGCGCGTCGTACACACGATCATGTATACTTACCAACTCCAACCGGCACGCGCCATCTGCTTCGGGATCGGTGCCCTGTGCACGCTAGCGATGATTTTTCGCATCGTGATGAACGTGCTGTAG
- a CDS encoding replication-associated recombination protein A, protein MSTHTDDLFAHSAAKAAAKKAPLAERMRPRTLDEYVGQRKLLAPGRLLKQITERKVLPSLILWGPPGCGKTTLAHLLAHTVQSPFVALSAVLSGVKELRLILEEAQAQRNLHGKPTVLFVDEIHRFNKAQQDAFLPHVENGLIILLGATTENPSFEVIAPLLSRARVVVLEALTPEDLALLLTRALQDEERGLGARRLMADDEALSFISQHAQGDARAALNILEVAAMLAAEKETGQITLALVEEAAQHKALLYDKGGEEHYNVISAFIKSLRGSDPDAAVYWMMRMLEAGEDPLFIARRMVIFAAEDIGNADPQALPLAVAVKEAVHFVGLPEARIPMAQAATYLATAPKSNASYKAMLAALEDVRQQGPLPVPLHLRNAPTKLMKGLGYGKGYQYAHDHEGAVVAQQHLPDALRDRRYYRPSEHGHERIIKERLKQAEERRIAASPEKKTE, encoded by the coding sequence ATGTCAACGCATACCGACGACTTGTTCGCTCATAGTGCCGCAAAGGCGGCAGCCAAGAAAGCCCCTCTGGCGGAGCGCATGCGCCCGCGCACGCTCGACGAATATGTTGGGCAGCGCAAACTCCTGGCTCCCGGTCGTTTGCTGAAACAGATTACCGAGCGCAAGGTCTTACCCTCTTTGATCCTGTGGGGACCGCCGGGCTGTGGGAAGACGACCTTGGCCCATCTTTTGGCGCATACTGTGCAGTCGCCGTTCGTCGCGCTCTCCGCCGTGCTCTCGGGAGTGAAGGAATTACGGTTGATCCTGGAGGAGGCACAAGCACAGCGCAACCTCCACGGCAAACCGACGGTCTTGTTCGTGGACGAGATCCACCGTTTCAATAAGGCTCAACAAGATGCATTCCTGCCGCACGTGGAAAATGGGCTGATTATTTTGCTTGGTGCCACGACCGAGAACCCTTCGTTCGAGGTCATCGCGCCGTTGCTGTCGCGCGCCCGCGTCGTGGTGCTGGAAGCTCTCACTCCGGAGGATCTCGCTCTGCTGCTGACTCGGGCACTGCAAGACGAAGAGCGCGGGCTTGGCGCGCGGCGGCTCATGGCGGACGACGAAGCCTTGTCGTTCATCTCCCAGCACGCACAAGGCGACGCGCGCGCAGCGCTCAACATCTTGGAAGTCGCTGCCATGCTCGCGGCGGAGAAGGAGACGGGGCAGATTACGCTGGCCTTGGTCGAGGAGGCCGCGCAACACAAAGCCTTGCTCTACGACAAAGGCGGGGAAGAGCATTACAACGTCATTTCCGCCTTCATCAAAAGCCTGCGCGGCAGCGACCCCGACGCCGCCGTCTACTGGATGATGCGCATGTTGGAGGCTGGGGAAGACCCGTTGTTCATTGCGCGGCGCATGGTGATTTTCGCCGCCGAAGATATCGGCAACGCCGACCCGCAGGCATTGCCGCTAGCCGTGGCTGTGAAAGAGGCCGTGCATTTTGTCGGTCTGCCGGAAGCGCGGATTCCCATGGCCCAGGCCGCGACCTATTTAGCCACCGCGCCCAAGTCGAACGCCTCGTACAAAGCCATGCTCGCCGCGTTGGAAGACGTGCGTCAACAGGGGCCGTTGCCCGTGCCGCTGCACTTGCGTAATGCGCCGACCAAACTGATGAAAGGGCTGGGTTACGGCAAAGGCTATCAGTACGCCCACGACCACGAAGGCGCGGTCGTCGCGCAACAGCATCTGCCGGATGCGCTGCGTGACCGTCGCTATTATCGGCCCAGCGAGCACGGCCACGAACGCATCATCAAGGAACGCCTGAAGCAGGCGGAGGAGCGACGGATTGCCGCGTCGCCAGAAAAGAAAACAGAATAG
- a CDS encoding NAD(+)/NADH kinase encodes MNTIGLVVKLKTPEAITLGRELAAWLQARGKTVMPEDRTNEELGFAKGWRKVEIMQQADLAIVLGGDGTLLSVARRASKREVPILGVNLGSLGFLTATTTDEIFTAVERVLAGQYEVERRSLLEAVLTRDGQCLGAFQVLNDVVINKGALARIIDMETWVDDEYLCTYKADGLIVSTPTGSTAYALAAGGPIIDPAVNIVVLAPICPHTLSNRPIVLPDHAHIQVVLRSADEEVILTLDGQEGLPMKEGDTVGIKRSGVTVSLVKPPSRTFFDVLRRKLHWGER; translated from the coding sequence ATGAACACCATCGGTTTAGTTGTCAAACTGAAAACACCTGAAGCGATCACCCTCGGTCGCGAACTCGCCGCCTGGCTGCAAGCCCGCGGGAAGACCGTCATGCCGGAGGACCGCACGAACGAGGAGCTGGGGTTTGCCAAAGGCTGGCGCAAAGTAGAAATCATGCAGCAAGCCGACCTCGCCATCGTGCTGGGTGGAGACGGCACTCTGCTGAGCGTGGCGCGCCGCGCGAGCAAGCGTGAGGTGCCGATCCTGGGCGTCAACTTGGGGAGTTTGGGGTTCCTTACCGCCACCACTACCGACGAAATTTTTACCGCGGTCGAACGAGTGTTAGCCGGACAGTACGAGGTCGAGCGCCGCAGTTTGCTGGAAGCCGTGCTGACGCGCGACGGCCAATGCCTGGGTGCGTTTCAGGTGCTGAATGATGTGGTCATTAACAAGGGCGCGCTGGCTCGCATCATCGACATGGAAACCTGGGTGGATGACGAGTACCTGTGCACCTACAAGGCCGACGGCTTGATCGTGTCCACGCCCACAGGCTCGACGGCGTACGCGTTGGCAGCAGGCGGACCGATTATCGATCCGGCAGTGAATATCGTTGTGCTAGCGCCAATTTGTCCGCACACCCTCAGTAATCGTCCGATCGTCCTTCCCGATCACGCCCACATCCAAGTCGTCCTGCGCAGCGCCGATGAGGAAGTCATCCTCACGCTCGACGGACAAGAAGGCTTACCTATGAAGGAAGGAGACACCGTCGGCATCAAACGCAGCGGGGTCACGGTGTCGTTGGTGAAGCCGCCGAGTCGCACGTTCTTCGACGTGCTGCGGCGTAAACTGCACTGGGGCGAGCGCTAG
- a CDS encoding universal stress protein encodes MAELFRKVLCPVYFDETSPAAIEYARHFAQQSNGSVLLLHVVPTDELHLLRKVYRPERGGGANATWAEQVAREQMQALASAHLDGVRHELVTRFHNDPAAGVLEAENEIAPDVVVMGTHGRTGLAHLILGSVAEKVARESRCPVFTTHRDDALGSATPFQKILVPIDIAEHSTEALVQARRIAEYSRGTVYPLHIVPSDETDLLLRDVYEAREGERANLVKAERVAKQKLDRLAEAHLNGIRYETTLHVSGDPAKTIAEMERTVGADLLIMATHGFHGLFRLLLGSLTEKMMRESSCPVLSLRQPPEAPQPPRSK; translated from the coding sequence ATGGCGGAACTCTTCCGGAAAGTGTTATGTCCCGTATATTTCGACGAAACCTCGCCGGCCGCGATCGAATATGCGCGCCACTTCGCCCAGCAAAGCAACGGCAGCGTCTTACTCTTGCATGTCGTTCCCACCGATGAACTCCATCTCTTGCGTAAAGTCTACCGCCCGGAACGAGGCGGCGGCGCGAACGCAACTTGGGCGGAGCAGGTCGCACGGGAGCAAATGCAGGCACTCGCCAGCGCGCATCTGGACGGCGTCCGTCACGAACTGGTGACGCGGTTCCATAACGACCCTGCCGCCGGGGTGCTAGAAGCCGAGAACGAAATCGCCCCGGACGTGGTGGTGATGGGCACGCATGGACGCACCGGCCTCGCGCATCTCATCCTCGGCAGCGTGGCGGAAAAGGTGGCGCGCGAGTCTCGTTGTCCGGTGTTTACCACGCATCGCGACGATGCCTTGGGAAGCGCCACGCCATTTCAGAAGATTCTCGTGCCGATCGATATCGCTGAACACTCCACCGAAGCGCTCGTCCAAGCGCGGCGCATCGCCGAGTACAGCCGCGGCACGGTCTACCCGCTCCACATCGTGCCCTCGGACGAAACGGATCTGTTGTTACGCGATGTCTACGAGGCCAGAGAAGGCGAACGCGCCAATCTCGTTAAGGCCGAACGCGTAGCGAAGCAGAAGCTCGATCGGCTCGCAGAGGCGCACCTCAACGGCATACGCTACGAAACCACGCTTCATGTCAGCGGCGACCCGGCGAAGACCATCGCGGAAATGGAGCGGACAGTGGGCGCCGATTTACTGATCATGGCGACGCATGGATTCCATGGTCTCTTTCGTTTGTTGCTGGGCAGCCTCACTGAAAAGATGATGCGAGAATCGAGTTGCCCGGTATTGTCGTTGCGGCAACCGCCGGAAGCGCCGCAGCCACCAAGGAGCAAATAA